The Lysinibacillus timonensis nucleotide sequence TTCTTTCGTTGGATCGTTCATAAGCCGCTGCCTGTAAATACTCGTCTCTTTCCTTTTCCATAAACTCATTTAAAACTAGTACTAAAGCAGATTTAACAACTGTGTTCAGGTCAGAATTTAAAACCGAATCTTTTAATAAGTCCATATCTAGGTTAAGATGTAATTGAGTCATTTTTATTCCTCTTTTCATGTTTATCGTCGCTGAAAACATTGTATCAAAGAGAGAATAAAAAGACTCTTTTTCTTTTTACACAATTATACGGACATTATCCATAGAAGCGGTCTACGAGACAAACCGTACAGAATATATGGCATAAATGACTAGTAGAAGCGGTCTATGAGACAAAGCGGATGGAATATATGGCATAAATGTCCCGTAGGAACGGTTTATGAGACAAACCGGATGGAATATGGCATAAATGTCTAGTAGGAGCGGTCTACGAGACAAACCGGATGGAATATATGGCTAAATGTCTAATAGAAGCGGTCTATGGGATAAAACGAATGTTCGGTAGAAATGTCATGAACAAAATTGAGCTGGAAATTGGAAGAAATGCCATTATAGAAGCTCTCGTGGACAAAATAAAGCGATAAATTTGGAGAACTGTCCTTGATGGACGGTCTTATGGACAAAAGATAGCAATAAATTTAAACAAATGTCCATGATAAATACTCAACAACTAAATTGGATAAAAATGCAAAATGCGTTGTCAATTTAAAGCAGTCCCAAGGCAACACGGACAAGAGATGTTAATAAAACAAAGAATCTTAAGTGGTTTCTTTATCTGAAACTAGAACAAAGATCCCAATCAGTTACCCAATCCCAACCTAAAAGCCATACATGAATCCCATACTTCTCAAATCCAAACAAGAGCCCCAATCCGCACATCAAATCACAAACCGCGAACACTGAACTCCAATATCTCAAATCCTAATTACGAAACCCAACGCAAAATAAAAACAATTTTAAATACATATTAATTTTTGCATAAACCATAATAAGACATGTATAGTAGTGATATGAATTGTTATTATTTGGCCCAGTTGGTAATTAATTCACTTACACATAACTGATTCCATTAATAATGACAAAGTATAGGGATATTTAGATTATCAATTTATAGGCAGGAAGGGGTATTTTTTTGTTTTCAACAATAGAAATTGCAAAAGGTGTTTCACTACATATCCGCCAATCAACGCAATTTAAAACAGTTAACTTTTCCATTAAGTGGAGAAAACCTTTAACTTCGAAAGATGCTGCTGAGCGTTCAGTATTATCGAATGTGATGCAACATAGCAATGGGAAATATACAAAATCCGCAGAATTCCGTAGTCATTTAGATGACCTCTATGGTACTGTAATGTACTTAGATGCATCGAAACGTGGGAATGACCATACAGTTGTTCTGAACGTGGAAGCTGTAAATGATCAATATTTAGCCGAAAATAAAGTGCTAGATGATGTGATTGATTTAATCCAAACTGTAATTTTTAACCCGAACTTTGAGAATGATCAATTTATTTCATCGATTGTAGAACGTGAAAAGCAGATGGTGATTCAACGTATAGAATCCATTTTTGATGATAAAACACGCTATGCACAACATAGACTTACTCAAATTATGAGGCCAAATCACCCAGCTTCTATTTCTGCAAACGGAACAATTGATGATGTGAAACAAGTAACGCCAGAATCATTGACAAAAGCTTATCATTCCATGATAAATGATGATAAAATAGATATTTACGTTCTTGGTGACGTTGATGAAAAAGCCATTCAAGATAAACTAGTAAACGCATTAAAATTTAACGACCGTGAGCCGATACCGTATCCAAATTATGAAGATGCAGAAGCGGAAAAAGAATACACAAATGAAAAGCAAGATATGAAACAAGGGAAATTGCATATTGGTTATAGCTCTCCTGTTAAATTTGGAGAAGAAGATTATCCAAAAATGCAAATTTTCAACGGTGTGTTTGGTGCATACGCGCATTCGAAATTATTTATGAATGTGCGTGAACGTGAAAGTCTAGCTTATTATGCATCCAGCTCGTATTCATCACACTATGGGCTTGTATATGTTGTATCAGGTATTGAACCTGCGAATGAAAAGAAAGCAATTGACGTGATTAACGAACAATTAGAAGCAATGCAAAATGGTGAAATCTCAGACCTTGAGTTAAATCAAACAAAAGCAATGCTCATTAACCAATTAAAAGAAGCATTAGACTCTGCCCGTGGTCAAATCGATATTTACGACCAATATAAAGATTTAGGTGAAGAGTTCTCTGTTGATTCATGGAAAGAGCGTTGGCAAAATGTTACGAAGGAAGATGTGCAGCAAATGGCATCACAATTGAAACTTGAAGCAATTTACTTCTTAAGTGGGAAGGAGGGCGCACAAGATGAAAACAATTGAGTTTAAACAGCTTGATGAAACGCTTTATTACGAAAAACTTTCAAATGGGTTAGATGTTTATATCTTACCGAAAAAAGGCTTCTCCAAAACGTTTGTGACGTTTACGACGAAATATGGTTCAGTAGACCGTTCATTTAAGCCGCTTGGCGAGAATGAAGTATTTACCGTGCCAGATGGGATTGCCCACTTCTTAGAGCATAAAATGTTTGAAAAAGAAGATGGTGACGTGTTCCAGCAATTTAGTGAA carries:
- a CDS encoding pitrilysin family protein encodes the protein MFSTIEIAKGVSLHIRQSTQFKTVNFSIKWRKPLTSKDAAERSVLSNVMQHSNGKYTKSAEFRSHLDDLYGTVMYLDASKRGNDHTVVLNVEAVNDQYLAENKVLDDVIDLIQTVIFNPNFENDQFISSIVEREKQMVIQRIESIFDDKTRYAQHRLTQIMRPNHPASISANGTIDDVKQVTPESLTKAYHSMINDDKIDIYVLGDVDEKAIQDKLVNALKFNDREPIPYPNYEDAEAEKEYTNEKQDMKQGKLHIGYSSPVKFGEEDYPKMQIFNGVFGAYAHSKLFMNVRERESLAYYASSSYSSHYGLVYVVSGIEPANEKKAIDVINEQLEAMQNGEISDLELNQTKAMLINQLKEALDSARGQIDIYDQYKDLGEEFSVDSWKERWQNVTKEDVQQMASQLKLEAIYFLSGKEGAQDENN